The region TTAAACACTTATGATCAAGATTTTAACCATTTAGAGCGTCTCTACGCCACAGTTGGTACGCATCCGACGCGCTGTGATGAATTCCTGCCGGACCCGGAGGGCTACTACGACCAGCTCCGCTCAAAGATTGAGTCAAATCCGAGTAAGGTGCTTGCCATTGGGGAATGCGGCCTGGACTACGATCGCCTGAAATTCTGTGGCCAGGAGACGCAACGGTTGTACTTTGAGAAACAGCTGAGCTTGGCGGCCGAGTTCAGGCTGCCGCTCTTCCTGCACATGCGAAATGCTCACTCGGACTTCATGGCAATCTTGGGACGGAATCGTGACAAACTCAAGGAGTGTGGAGGCGGAGTCGTTCATAGCTTTACAGGCACTCTGGAGGAGGCACACAGCATTCTGGCATTCGGTGGCCTCTACATTGGGGTCAATGGCTGCTCCCTGAAGACTGAGGAAAACGCCGAAGTGGTTCGGCAGCTGCCAAATGATCGCATAATGCTGGAAACAGACTGTCCCTGGTGTGGAATACGGTCATCGCATGTGGGCCATAAGCACGTGAGCACAAAGTTTCCCACCGtcaagaagaaggagaaatgGACAGCCGAATCTCTGATAGACGGACGCTGTGAGCCCTGCCAGATCAGGTGAGTACGAAATACGTCATAGTGCAAGCTCCAATCTACAACTATTTTTCATTTCAGCCAAGTTCTCGAGGCCATTGCGGGCATTAAGCAGGAGCCCAAGGAGAAGCTGGCCGAGATCTACTATCAAAACACTTTGGATGTGTTCTTCAGCAGAACAGGGAAAACCAGAACCGAATAAAACCAATTGCCGTTACATTCAATGcgtttacatatattttattattgtttgtcATGTCTAGATGCAAATGAATTGAAAAATACGCTTTACAACTTGGATTTGGGTTTTACTCTTAAtgcttttgttgtaattttcaGTTGATACAGGGAAAACACGTTACTTGTAAGATTCACATTTAGAATTGTAAATAATTGTTGCTCATTGCTATGTTAATTAACTGTGGTGATTATGCATTTATATGtggtgtatatgtatatgtatgtagaatcgatcgccaaaaaatatatatgcacGTACTCGTATGGATTCCTCATGGTTGCCTCAAATTTGTATATGCTCTCTAGAGTCTAGACTAATGGAGTTAGTTAGCTTAGTTATTGCCACATTTTTGGTTACGAGTTTGCCAATAGTCCACAGATCATTGGTGAAGCCTTAAAAAGcgtatatacaaaatattttgtaaatatttaaaaagtCTACTAGCtagcatatgtatgtagaacgCTTTTAGGCTTAAAAAAGTTTCGTAGTCAAGGGTAGATGTATTTAGTTACGAGTATATCTTGGGTTAAGCAGTACATGTTCATTAAAACCGAAATATATATAAGTTGGGTTTAAAACTGCCGATTTTGTTCTATGTTTTGTGAACTGATATGAACGgaaatgatatatgtatgtatattacaGTAAGAATCTGGCCTCTAGTCTACGCGGCTATGCATTTAAAATGACAGTACAAGATTCAGTCCAATGGAAATGTTATGTAGCGTATTGCTATCTTTGATATGAACACGTTCATATGTGTAGCGCTACGCTAGTGCGAAAGTCGGGGTACGATTAGTCTCGTCTCTGAAATTCCCCTCTCCGCTTGGCAGTAATTGGCTTTTATGTGAGAAGTGTACCCAATTTCTTACgagtatacgagtatgcattCCTTGAGGAATCGCAGTAAAGTTGCAGTGGGATTTCAAGTACATATCAATATTGCATTGTGTTTAACATCTAGGACAATTCTACcgaatatattgtatatatgtttgtataaACTTTTGTTAAATATGCTCAGACCTATCCCAATTGACAAGCAGTTCGACAAGCCATTGCAGTTGGAAACAAATAAGGTTAAGGGATAACTcaaaacaaacacaataaacatatgtatataagatATATTCCATTTATTAGGCGTCAGATTAGTTTCAATTGGTTTTTCAAATCATTttcagatatatgtatgtacataaagaAAGGAAATTATGATaaatacataaacataatataatatttaaaggTAAATTCGAGATTGAATTATAAATAAACACGAATGGGCTAACCAACTGTCTTCCATGTTCTTTGTCGTATTCACTTAACGAAAGAATAAATCCTTTTTGGATGCTTTTTGGGAGACGGGAAATCGGGAGAGTTGTTGATTAGTGCGAGTGTGGCCTAACACGCTCGTTAAATATcattatatattgtatatagtGTACCATAATCATATGTGTTTGTTTAGGTTGCATGTTGTATGTACGAGTTTTCAGTTTCAAACCAAACTCTGCAATAGCCTGCAATCGAGCAGGCCTCGGGGCCTCTTGATTATTTCATATgttaataatagtaataaataatattcttTTGCTTAGGTCTATGCGTTAATTTAGTGTATTTTAGGAGCGCTGCGATCGTTGATCTTCTGGTTACGTTTCAAGGGGGCTCCGCGTTTTATCTGATCCATCAACGACTCGTGACAGATGCGAGGGTCCGGCTGAAAGGTCCATCAAAGATAGGATTAGAATGCTATTGACCTCAAAGCTTAGATTAAATAGCAGGGTTAATTGGTAGAACTAGGCACTGAGTGGATTAGCTGCCAGCTGGCTTAGTAGACTTCAATAAACGAGCGAACGAGAAGAAAAACGAGGATCGAACTAAATACCTTAGCACTGCTCATCACAgtggccagtgccagtgccaatggctgtggttgtggttgcGGTTGTGCTGGTCGTGGTAGTGGTGTTGGGATAGGTGGGAGGTCTACGATATTGAGCACTGGGGCGCGATAGATTTTGTGGATTCTGATACATCTAACATTTGGCACCGGCATAAAGCATAGTGAATGTTGGCTATATGTTGGAGTGGATATGCTTTGGTTGTGAACTACTTACCAGGGCCTTGCTATTGATGAGATTTCGCACGGCAAATGCGCGGCCGGACATGCCCTGCTTGGCCAGTTTCGCGTTGAGATTCTCGAGGAACTCGGCCTTGGTCTTGGCCCGAATGCTGCCAGTCTTTTCGATATTTGTGCTTGTGGCGTAGTCTATGAATATGCGTTGcggttgttgtagttgttgtggcaaaaaaaagaaaatcgtAAGCAAAGATGATCGATCAGTGAGTGGGCCGGATGGGTTCGAGGAGTGTGGAAAAAGTGGTTAGGATTTAAGATTTAAGAGTTAAATTTAAAATGGTGAatccaaaatgcaaaataaaactCATAAATTGCTGTTCAACATTCTGCCTGAAAGTGCTGGTTGACAAAGTTATGATTGATGATTAGGAAAGTTGATATGAAAGTTGCTTTCTGAGCGAGAGACTGAGGGAATCTCCCCATCTCCCTGCAATCTACTGTTTGTCCAACATTTTCCGAGGCGCACTTGACACAAACGCAATCAGGTTAATGGGCAACACTTTCCCataacccaaaacccaaactcaaactcaaacgcaaagaaaccaaaataatgcaaaataGAGGCAGCATGCGCTAAAAGTACGAGTAACTtagaaataaaaaacattttcgcaaacaaaatataatttttccaATGCCATGTAGGAGAGGAGCGAAATCAGCAAACATAACACAAATATATAGAGCAGCGCTCATTCATTGAAATCaagtcaaatcaaatcaaatcaatggAACTCCGGCTCGCGTTCTTACTTGGATGATGTGCCTGGGCATGGGACatgtgggcgtgggcatggACATTGGCATGGGCGTTCGCATTCgcgtggccatggccatgggcaTTATTGTGGTTGTAGTAAGCAGCGCCGCCATTGCTGTTGCCCCCAGCAACCTCGCGATAAtaatgctgttgctgttgatgctgctgctgttgtggatGATGtatttgctgctggtgctgctgctgatggtggtgATTGCCACGCGCCGTTGTAGCATAAATACTAGCCGAGGATACAGACCCAGATCCAGTTACGGGCGAGCCGCAAGTGGGCGAGGCTGAGGGCGAATGGAACTTGACGGCCGTCGTTTGTATGAATGGATTCGTTGACACGAATATCTTTTGCTGTACACTCGAGTGCCGCGACGGTATGGGTGgctggcgctgctgttgctgctgctgctgttccgcCAAATGTTGCTGTTGAGCTGCTCTCagtttctgctgttgctgcatctgctgctggggaAGAGGCAACTGTGGACGCTGATTTACatggccattgccattgcccatGCCTGCCGGCTGTTGGtattgctgatgctgctgctgctgctgctgctgtaaacgttgctgctgctgcatcatgTTTTTTGGGAGCGTAGCCGTGGCCGAACCTGCTGCATAGGCACTCAACTGAGAGGCCGCACTCTGGCCAGCATGGGGGCGTGCCATCTTCTTGGGCATCGTGGCCGATGCTCCGGCATTGTAAatgggtggcggtggcggatCCTCCAGTGGAGGCGGGCACGTgtaatgctgctgctgcagatgttggtactgctgctgctgctgctgagcctGTCGCATGCTCAAGATTGGGGCAGCTGCTGAATTTTTGTTAAACGAACTTGAATAGTTGCCAAAATCTTTACTGCTAGCTGCGGCTGCCATCGGCGCTTGAGGCGGCTGATAGTGCGAACTGTTGGCGGAGTTGGCCGacgccactgccgccgctgatgctgatgctgatggggAGGCGGATGAGGAGTTTGAGAATGAACTGACTTTGGAGAGCAACGATGATGTGGATGAAGACAGAGGAAAGTGTGGCAGTGCATTGAATGAGGTGGCCGGTGTTAGAATGGATGCTGCCTGAATGCTGCTGGCCAATGCGGCCGCTGTTGATGGAGTTGATGACGAGGTGCCGAAACTAGCGTAAATtctatgctgctgctgttgttgcagtggCTGTTGGTGCTCAGATTTACCGTCAtagtgttgctgctgttgcggctggGACATGGACAGGCCGCTCCGCGTGTAGATCGACTCGCCTCCAAGTTGGTGCTGGTTGCCGTAGATGCCGTCGGAAGcatgctgctgttgatgatgctgctgctgctgcttgctgttgAGTCGTGCATTCAGCTGTGCAATAAGATTCGGATTCGCCTTGGGCTGTGTCGGTGGCAGTGGGTGcgcatgcccatgcccatgcccattgGGACTTGGGCTGCTGGTGCGGAAGCTGGACATGCTGTTGACCAGCTTGGGTTGGGCATAGATGCCCccaccgcctcctccgcctGCGGCCGGTGACGAGGTGCGGAACGTCTGTGCATATGCGTTATAtgttcggtgttcggtgttcgTGTGTGGCATGAGAAGAAAAAAGAGTaaaacaaaaggcacaaatTAAAAGTTAGCCAAAAGCACAGCGAAAGCTAAGTGATAGATGAGTACGCTAATCTATATCGCATTACAACTAAGCTGGATGGGGCAGAGGGACTAGCACTAGCTCTAGCACTAGCTCTAGATATGCAAGTATGAATGTTAGATTAGTCGAGCATTCTCCAGGATGTGTCGCTGCGGCCTTTGTTGGTTAGTCGTTGGTTAGTAGACATCGACACGCCCATCGAATCGCCTCCGACTCTTTGGGTCACTTACGGCATCCGCTGTAggcggtggtgctggtggggCGTGGTAGACAGGTGGCGTTGGCGGCTTTTGTGCcacatgttgctgctgctgttgctgctgtggatAGCATTGCTGTGGATGatattgctgctgttgctgttgatgatTAAAGCGTTGCTGGTTGGGCGGTGGCAGGGGTGGTGGCATCTGCTGgcccggctgctgctgttggccattGGCCAAGGCATGAGCATAGGCCTGCAGATCCATATAGGAGTCATAGTAGGCCTCATAGCTCGGGTCGTCGTTCATGGGGGAGTTGTGCACTGACttttgtacgagtacgagaggtgtgtggggtgtggttcgacagggcagggcaaatgcaaattgaaatgaaaagaaattatAAGTTAAGCAAGTCGATCTCTAAGAGCGTCGGTTCCAGGCTCGGAAGACTCGTGCACACACCTGCAGTGGGGGTtgatattgttgttgctgtggttgttgctgatgttgttgctgctgctgctgctgtataCGTCTTAGCGTGCCAGGCGATGCCGGCTGATGCCGCATGGCTGCCAGGGCTCGCACCGTCTCCGACACCTTAAGAGCGGAGCTCGGCATGGCCACTGGAGGACCGCTGGACATGGACTCCAGCATAAAGGCTGGCGGCGGTGGTAGATGCTCGCTGGAGCTGCTTAGCGGCGTGTTatgttgcagctgcagatgcgacgcgtgctgttgttgcataattaaatcataaataaaataataaaagcaaaaaaaacaagaaacaactCTCGTGTGTAGAGTGTCTAGAAAGTTTCTAGGCTTAAACGGCTAACTTGGCCCGAACTTAGTCTAACTTAATTAATTTGAGAGCCATTAATCTAAGCGCCGGTCGGAGCCCGGTCGGTAAGCACACTTACCCCCACCGAAGCATTGGGACTGGGTGTCACCGAGGAGCTGCGTCGCACTGGCGGCGGTGGCTTGGCCTGATTGATGGACGAACGACGTGCGATCCGCGTTGAGCCACCTGCTCCTCCTaatgctcctcctgctcctcctgtggATGGTTAAAGAGTTCCATTAGCTATAGAATCGCATCACTTCGGAAATATTCATTAGCTTCTTGCTGTTAATTACAGTTACAGGTATTATTATATGTACAGTAATCGATTTATACACTTGGCACACACAACACAGGACACCATCTAATACGAGAGAGCACCAGTGAAAGCGCTGcggatcgatcgatcgatcgatccaCATCTGTGTAGGATGAAAGAGACCCAaatacgagagagagagcgagaaagagattGATCTGATGATCCCCAAAGCGCTTAAAGCCGCGGTAAGATGCACCATGAAGCCATTCATGAGCCATTCCATGTTTGAGGCTAGTTCTATCTGTCAGACAGAGACAATGCCTGATTATCTGATTAATGTTCAAGCAGTTGGCAGTTAGTGGCGGAGTAGCGTGCAGTTTACTTGGAGGTTATTTGAGCTGTGTGCAGGTGGAGTGATGATATGATCGGTGTACGGTAAGCCAATTCCATTTACGAACAGGGTTAGGGCACACAAAATCGTGGCCAAATGAAtaaagcaaatcaaataaagttaggagagagagagcccaaGAAACAACAATTAGAACCCAAAGCCAGAGTAAGAAGCAATTGAAGAACCAAGTTTTGCTTGGAAGAAACGCAGAAAATCAATAACCAAATAGattaaatcaaaatcaaaataaaaaatcaaaaatcaaatcgaaaCGAACCCGACAACGAGGCCGGCCTGGGCGTAATGCCTGGCTTGAgactggcattggcattggcattggcagtggaattcgtattcgtattggCTTGATGGTTGGCTTGGGGGTTGGCGGCATTCGAGGAGCACACATATGGATGGGCGGGTGGTGGCGCTGATGGTGGTGGTCTGcagggggcagtggcagtggcaacggGCAACGGAGCAAGAGCGTTTGTCGATGTGGAGTTTGtggatgcagatgcagatgatggtaatgatgacgatgacgatgacgatgatgatgatggctgtGGCAGACCGCCGCGAGGTGACAATGATGATAATGCTGGGTTAGCTATTGTTGCAGATGGAGGAGATGCTGATGTTTTTGATGTTGCTGTCGCAGCTGCTTGGGGCGTCTGGTATTGCTTATGATtggatgttgctgttgtctgaTTTTGGCTTGGCATTCTATGATTTTGGttgtgtttttggttttggtatGGATGCGGGCTTAAGATTGGATCTGATGCGGATGCAATAAcaacggctgctgctgggccatTAGTGACATTACAGTTTCTGGTTTGGTGCGACTGTGGtgagtgttgttgttgctgctgctgatgttgcagtggctgctgtggcgtttgttgctgcttctgctgttgctgttgctgctgctgtaattGCTGTTGAaccttctgcttctgcctgcGTATTTTGGCATCTAAGTCGGCCTTAAAGTCTGACTTTCGGGGTATCAATGGCTTGTCGGCCACACTGGGAGGCTGATTCgaacccgtacccgtacccgtacccgaaCCCGACCCCGTACCTGTACCTGTACCATTGAAAAGGCTCAGGGAGAGGCTGGTGGGCTTTGGGGGCAGCTGTCGCCGCATCACAGGAGGCTCTACTGGGAGGCTACCGTTATCACTGACTGTCCCTTgtgccggctgctgctgctggggcggcTGATCGACGTGGTTTGCTTTACCTCTTTGCGGACTGCCGCGtccgagcagctgcagctgctgctcgctgGAGGCGCGAAACGAGGAGAGTCGCTGCTTGGCGGGCGCCAcagttgctgttgccggcGGGGGCGCCTTGCCACTGCCCGAGTCCGGCGAGTCCGGGGATCCGACTAGATTCGagggcagctgctgcagctcgcGCATCTcgtggagctgcagctgcgacTGCACCTGGGGGTCCTTGGTGCGCAGCAGGACTATCTCCGAGTTCTGCTTGACGAACTCAATGTCCGGGGTGTTGGGGATCTGGTGGTCGTAGATCACCACGAcggcgctgccgctgtcgctgcaggTGTCCACGTAGGCGTGCCGCGGCTGCCCCGACAGGCAGATGCTGTCGGAGGCGGCCAGCGAGATGCTGTCcgcggacacggacacggaggCGGGCGCATATAGGGAGCGCCCCTCGCTGCCCGACCCCCCGTTGTAGGGGTCGTCGCGGCTCGCACTCGCCACAAAGTGGGCGAACGTGGGGTTCTCGTAGCCGCCCGCTGTCAGGCCGCCGGTCAGCGAACTCGTCTCGCTCACATAGCAGCGACTCAGCTCCGAATCGCTGGCGCCCAGAAGCTCTCGTTCTCGCCGCCTGGCCTCCGCCAGCGTGGGGTCCATCAGGTGGCCCCCCTCTTCTCCGGCCAGCTCCTCGGAGGTGGTGTCCGACATGTCCGTGCCGCAGCCGCTGGAGTTGGTCTGGTTGCTGATGCCGCACAAATCGAtgttggtggtgctggcgGTGCTGCCGATGCAGGCGGCGGGCAGGTTGTTgttctcgctgctgctgctactcgtTGTcaggttgttgttgctgctgttgctgttgctgttctgcTTGCCCTTGCCCTCATCAATCTCACGTTGAAACGAGTCTAGTTCGccaattaaattatttaatgcTTTGATTGAGTCTTCGAAAGATTTGtctatatattatattattttgtattcatttgttggttggttgttgttggtttttggtggtggtgttCGTTGGTGGTTTCATTTGTTGGTTGAATATTGTTTGTGGTGCATTATGTGGTTCATTTACAGatgatgattttttgttttcgtttcggaTATGGTGGATAATatgaagagaagagagagagagggagagagagagagagagagggtgtgGACGGGAGGGaaaaacatagaaataaagaaaaaaaggttgggttaaaaaaatattcacgGTTCGATGTGGCTTCTATAGTAATAATCTTAACGGGGAGatcaacaaaaagaacaaattgCCAGGACTACATATCGGATAGGAAGAGGAGGGGGTCAGGATCGAGTGAGGATACGGGGTACACCGGAGTGCTCTGAAGTGCTGGGTGGAGATGACCAGTGATTCTACTTACCCATTTCCTGCTGCTCGGCCTCGGACCGCTTCGGTCCCCCTGCACTGGGGGCGGCTGCTGCAGGGGATGGACCCGTGGCCGGAACAGGAGGCGACACACTAccggccgctgctgctacgGCTGCCGCCTGCTTCTCGAACATGGAGGCCTTCTGCAGGACGGAGGCACGCGACCGTTCGTCCGTGTCCTCGGCACTGGCCGGCGGCTGCGATCCCGCCTGCTCGCTGATCTTgagcacctgcacctgcacctcgctcgtcggcggcgtggGCGAGCTGACCTGGTAGACGAATCCCAGTCCGGCGCCGGTACCCGTGCCCGTGCTGATGCTGCTTCCACTGGGCGTACCTGCGGCAGTGGACGTGGGTGAGTTGGTTAACAGGGGCGAGTAATGGTTCTGGGGCGTGGAGCTGCCACTGGACGGCGAGGTGGTGTTcgtgttggtgctggtgctgtggGTGTGCTGGCCCACGAGGGAGCCGCAAGCGACCGTCGAGTCGATCGATGGATGCGAGTGCAGCGACGAGGCCGTCGAGGATATGGAATGGGAGCGTGTGGCATGGTGCTGGGCAGCGTGAGgcgcttgctgctgctgctgctgctgtagaaGCTGATGGGAGCCCGAGGAGTCGTTGGAATGCTGCGAGCAGATCGAATCAATGgagctctgctgctgcagaggcgGTGGCGtgggcttctgctgctgctgctgctgctgctgctgttgctgctgctgctggtggttaGTGAGCTTCAAGGACGCCATGTTGGCCAGTTCGGACATGTTAACGTATGTGGGCggactctgctgctgctggagctgctgctgctgctgtgcatGATGTGCTGCGGACAGCtctgttggtggtggtggtggttgtgtTTACGGTTACGTTGGCGGTGGATGTTGCAGATGAAGTTAGCAAGGACATGCGTGGTGGGAGGAGTGGGGAGAGAGTGTCACAACACGGTTTTATTAGTAAGAATCTTGGGATTATGGCCATTGGCAAGCGTGcaactaacacacacacaaacagcgacagggagagagagagactgggactgggactggtactGGTAACAGGATCCCTTACCTTTCGTGATATGAGCCGGTATCGGTGAGGGGCACTGACGCTGCAGCAGGCCGCCGCTTCCACTGCCCTGACGGTGGTTGCTCTGCGCCGACAGCGGACGCTCCAGCGACGAGCAGCGCTGCAAGGGGGAGGACGGGGAAACGGTTAGTTTTCGCCCAGAGCCATAGCTGTCGCTTAGGACATTCGATGGTTTATTCCAAAATGAAGCGACACGGGAGTCTGGGTTCTGAGTATTCTGGCTAGGGGGTGCGGGGAGGCGCATGCAAAT is a window of Drosophila pseudoobscura strain MV-25-SWS-2005 chromosome 3, UCI_Dpse_MV25, whole genome shotgun sequence DNA encoding:
- the mim gene encoding serine-rich adhesin for platelets isoform X5, with the protein product MDLSLERDSSALGSLFQQIINDMKNTSPLWDDFVAKASKLHTCLRAAIQAIAAYLDAFQKIADAATNSRGASKEIGTALTRVCLRHKAVETRLKTFTSAIMDCLVQPLQDKIEDWKRTVATIDKDHAKEYKRCRSELKKRSSDTLRLQKKARKGQTDGLQSLMDSHMQDVTLRRAELEEVEKRSLRAAMVEERLRYCSFVHMLQPVVHEECEVMSELGHLQEAMQSIALVTKEPSVLPQASEELIHDAKASINLYPESPGGGSGSQGGGCSNSLGSRKSSVCSISSMNSSGSSNSPGHHHYPRSLSQFVTPAIRLKPGESSDSGFCSSPALTTQVSNATNQTANVSTWPPHSQDVVDTLPPTADRPHTISTAYEKGHQRPPLTVYTFQNPETIHESGSGNGINNGSVAPSNGQPSSGQTTPATQKSPAASLSRPPLPVKPAHVRCSSLERPLSAQSNHRQGSGSGGLLQRQCPSPIPAHITKELSAAHHAQQQQQLQQQQSPPTYVNMSELANMASLKLTNHQQQQQQQQQQQQQQKPTPPPLQQQSSIDSICSQHSNDSSGSHQLLQQQQQQQAPHAAQHHATRSHSISSTASSLHSHPSIDSTVACGSLVGQHTHSTSTNTNTTSPSSGSSTPQNHYSPLLTNSPTSTAAGTPSGSSISTGTGTGAGLGFVYQVSSPTPPTSEVQVQVLKISEQAGSQPPASAEDTDERSRASVLQKASMFEKQAAAVAAAAGSVSPPVPATGPSPAAAAPSAGGPKRSEAEQQEMDKSFEDSIKALNNLIGELDSFQREIDEGKGKQNSNSNSSNNNLTTSSSSSENNNLPAACIGSTASTTNIDLCGISNQTNSSGCGTDMSDTTSEELAGEEGGHLMDPTLAEARRRERELLGASDSELSRCYVSETSSLTGGLTAGGYENPTFAHFVASASRDDPYNGGSGSEGRSLYAPASVSVSADSISLAASDSICLSGQPRHAYVDTCSDSGSAVVVIYDHQIPNTPDIEFVKQNSEIVLLRTKDPQVQSQLQLHEMRELQQLPSNLVGSPDSPDSGSGKAPPPATATVAPAKQRLSSFRASSEQQLQLLGRGSPQRGKANHVDQPPQQQQPAQGTVSDNGSLPVEPPVMRRQLPPKPTSLSLSLFNGTGTGTGSGSGTGTGTGSNQPPSVADKPLIPRKSDFKADLDAKIRRQKQKVQQQLQQQQQQQQKQQQTPQQPLQHQQQQQQHSPQSHQTRNCNVTNGPAAAVVIASASDPILSPHPYQNQKHNQNHRMPSQNQTTATSNHKQYQTPQAAATATSKTSASPPSATIANPALSSLSPRGGLPQPSSSSSSSSSSLPSSASASTNSTSTNALAPLPVATATAPCRPPPSAPPPAHPYVCSSNAANPQANHQANTNTNSTANANANASLKPGITPRPASLSGGAGGALGGAGGSTRIARRSSINQAKPPPPVRRSSSVTPSPNASVGHASHLQLQHNTPLSSSSEHLPPPPAFMLESMSSGPPVAMPSSALKVSETVRALAAMRHQPASPGTLRRIQQQQQQQHQQQPQQQQYQPPLQSVHNSPMNDDPSYEAYYDSYMDLQAYAHALANGQQQQPGQQMPPPLPPPNQQRFNHQQQQQQYHPQQCYPQQQQQQQHVAQKPPTPPVYHAPPAPPPTADATFRTSSPAAGGGGGGGIYAQPKLVNSMSSFRTSSPSPNGHGHGHAHPLPPTQPKANPNLIAQLNARLNSKQQQQHHQQQHASDGIYGNQHQLGGESIYTRSGLSMSQPQQQQHYDAAAPILSMRQAQQQQQQYQHLQQQHYTCPPPLEDPPPPPIYNAGASATMPKKMARPHAGQSAASQLSAYAAGSATATLPKNMMQQQQRLQQQQQQQHQQYQQPAGMGNGNGHVNQRPQLPLPQQQMQQQQKLRAAQQQHLAEQQQQQQQRQPPIPSRHSSVQQKIFVSTNPFIQTTAVKFHSPSASPTCGSPVTGSGSVSSASIYATTARGNHHHQQQHQQQIHHPQQQQHQQQQHYYREVAGGNSNGGAAYYNHNNAHGHGHANANAHANVHAHAHMSHAQAHHPNYATSTNIEKTGSIRAKTKAEFLENLNAKLAKQGMSGRAFAVRNLINSKALPDPRICHESLMDQIKRGAPLKRNQKINDRSAPKIH
- the mim gene encoding protein MTSS 2 isoform X30; this translates as MDLSLERDSSALGSLFQQIINDMKNTSPLWDDFVAKASKLHTCLRAAIQAIAAYLDAFQKIADAATNSRGASKEIGTALTRVCLRHKAVETRLKTFTSAIMDCLVQPLQDKIEDWKRTVATIDKDHAKEYKRCRSELKKRSSDTLRLQKKARKGQTDGLQSLMDSHMQDVTLRRAELEEVEKRSLRAAMVEERLRYCSFVHMLQPVVHEECEVMSELGHLQEAMQSIALVTKEPSVLPQASEELIHDAKASINLYPESPGGGSGSQGGGCSNSLGSRKSSVCSISSMNSSGSSNSPGHHHYPRSLSQVSNATNQTANVSTWPPHSQDVVDTLPPTADRPHTISTAYEKGHQRPPLTVYTFQNPETIHESGSGNGINNGSVAPSNGQPSSGQTTPATQKSPAASLSRPPLPVRCSSLERPLSAQSNHRQGSGSGGLLQRQCPSPIPAHITKELSAAHHAQQQQQLQQQQSPPTYVNMSELANMASLKLTNHQQQQQQQQQQQQQQKPTPPPLQQQSSIDSICSQHSNDSSGSHQLLQQQQQQQAPHAAQHHATRSHSISSTASSLHSHPSIDSTVACGSLVGQHTHSTSTNTNTTSPSSGSSTPQNHYSPLLTNSPTSTAAGTPSGSSISTGTGTGAGLGFVYQVSSPTPPTSEVQVQVLKISEQAGSQPPASAEDTDERSRASVLQKASMFEKQAAAVAAAAGSVSPPVPATGPSPAAAAPSAGGPKRSEAEQQEMGGALGGAGGSTRIARRSSINQAKPPPPVRRSSSVTPSPNASVGTFRTSSPAAGGGGGGGIYAQPKLVNSMSSFRTSSPSPNGHGHGHAHPLPPTQPKANPNLIAQLNARLNSKQQQQHHQQQHASDGIYGNQHQLGGESIYTRSGLSMSQPQQQQHYDDYATSTNIEKTGSIRAKTKAEFLENLNAKLAKQGMSGRAFAVRNLINSKALPDPRICHESLMDQIKRGAPLKRNQKINDRSAPKIH